Proteins encoded within one genomic window of Bacillota bacterium:
- a CDS encoding Rieske 2Fe-2S domain-containing protein yields MAFEPLSLSSHVFEHRSSVLTWFRGRPVLVAQVDGQLYGLDAVCAHMGCALLSEVEGREAVCPAHGARYDLATGSLTQPAVIRPETPCAQEEVRTPLRTYRVRANEKGLLEIDAD; encoded by the coding sequence ATGGCCTTCGAGCCGCTCTCGCTCTCCAGCCACGTCTTCGAGCACCGTTCCTCCGTCCTCACCTGGTTCCGCGGCCGCCCGGTGCTGGTGGCACAGGTGGACGGGCAGCTCTACGGGCTGGACGCCGTCTGCGCCCACATGGGCTGCGCCCTCCTCAGCGAGGTGGAGGGGAGGGAGGCGGTCTGCCCGGCGCACGGCGCCCGCTACGACCTGGCCACAGGAAGCCTGACGCAGCCCGCCGTGATCCGCCCCGAGACGCCCTGCGCCCAGGAGGAGGTGCGGACGCCGCTCCGCACCTACCGCGTGCGCGCCAACGAGAAGGGCCTTCTGGAGATCGACGCCGA